The Ipomoea triloba cultivar NCNSP0323 chromosome 14, ASM357664v1 region TGGtgtcaaaaatattaaatttaatattactctcaaattttctatttatatGTTTGCCactattatatttactttagcCAAGTCAAATTTAAGATTTCTCAaagtatatacatgtatatgtaataaacaataaaatttgagTGGGTCAATTGACCCCACTCAAATGAACATAGCTTCGCCATTGGGTATAGGCGGTATAGCGTTGTTTTTGATAGAGAACGATTTATAAGTTGTAGTTGCAAAGGTCTTAACTAAGAAGTAACTTTTCTCTCAATGAAGTAGTatatggcttttttttttaataacaaattcAGTTCATGAAGTAAATTTGAGATGGAATAGAAAtcttgaaaatatatttttctatatGATGGATATATTGGGTCCAACTTAAATATTCAAGCTTGATAATGGAGTGTGAGCCCAAATTGAGAATGGTGAACGATACCACATAATAGACAAGCCAAGAGTCGACCTTGAGGCCGGCCAAGGCAAGGTCAATCATGGCGCAGGTTCAACCATGACTATTTGAGTGCTTGATTTGCTCAAGGAGCACTCCGATCTCACGACCGTTACCTAGGACTCACTAAGACATTTTTGTATAAATGATTATTGAATCTTATTGAATATTCGCAATTCGCAATTCTAGCAATCCTAACAGTCTACCAAGTCTTCCAGCTACAAAACAACGCTAAATGCAGCTACAGACCTACACTCTCTTATGATGTCCTATATTGCCTGAACTAGCATGAAGTTTAACATGTTAACACCAAGATTCATTCACAAGGATATCTGTCTTTGTTTAAATAACATGTGTGTCTAACTGATAATAGTCACGGGCATACACCcaacaaaaggaaaatagtAAGAGGATATCCAAGCAGCTAGGAGGAAACAGCCCAGAACAGGCGAAATTGTAGCCTCCTTCATCAGCCTGTCGTGGTTAAGACTGGACACAATTAGCCGTCAAGGATTGCAAGGCGCTGTCTTGTGACTTTCTCCGTGAAGGTTGGAGGTAGTTAACTCCCATCTGAAATTTTTCTTAAACTTCATCATACTGAACTCCAGTTTCTTCGCAGAGGATGCGATTTTGTGGAGTTGATCATTGATGCTGGTCTGCAGCACTTCAGGTGAAAGCGAGTTGGGAGATTCAAGAACTTTGACAGCAGTGTTGGCGGCAGAATCAATCTATAAAAGCATATTTATACAAGGAACATGAACCAAATGTTTCCTTGGTAATAACAATCATAATAAGTGCCAATGACAACTGAGGAAACACAGGGGGTTACCCCAGCCAAAACAACAAGAGATccacacttgtaaccacaaggtcacgagttcgaatccttGCGCCCCtggtttgagccggttagcTATGGGGCGAGGTTTACCCACACCCAAAAGGGTTGTGGGGTTCCTCGTTAAACAAAAAACTAAGGAAACACAGATATGGCTAGAAACTGAAAATTCATTGTTACAATTGCTAAAGGTGATTGCAGTTTTAAAGGATATTAACCAATATAATTAATCGTGACTTGTGAAATGGAAAGCCACAAAAATGTTCAGAAACCTAGGCATACAACCCCACAAGGATGTCAAGCCTAACACTACAGCTTGGTTCAGGTCAGGCAGATGCTATCACAAAAATCACAGAACAGTAAAGCAATTTGAAAATAGAAATGCAAACTCCAGAGTCACCAATAGGATTCATTATCACCAATTGAAGCttccttttttttcataaatcaaattaCAAGAGAAAActttagtataataatataaatattaaatagtagTCCTTGAAATGGAAAACACATTACACATCCCTGCCTTTTAGTCCTAACATGTGAATTTAGGTATCCAAATCAGGCAGATATTTTGGGTTCCATAGAATCAAATcctaaaatgattttaaaaatccATTGAAAGTGCAAGGTTTTGAGCCACTAGCAAGTAGCAATGCATTAAGGCCTTATGGTCCTTGGAAGCAATAGTTCTTTTATCAATTTCCATACTGAGAAATATACTCTTAGCCACGAGAACCCATAATAAGATGAAGGCAACTTTGGTGGAAGTGAAATAGAGTTACCAGCCAATTCATAGAAGCCCCATAATCCCCTCCCTCCTCTCCAACACACAGAAACATGAAAAGGTAGTTGGTAGTATGTAAGGGCAGCAGCATATATCTGTGTGGATAAAGGCCAGAAGGACATTAAATTTGGACATTTGTAGAGCTAATTCTGGTTACACTGCCTAGTGACTATAGTGGTATTCCATAATTGGCACCTAACTATTAATTTGGAAAATTATCATCCTACATCTACAGGAAAGTTGACAAAATTTATCCTCCCTGGATGTATAATGATCACATGCTGGTCAGTGTGTAATTGggtttttccataaaattttcataaacagCCCAttatggagttttttttttttttttttttttttttttttttttttaagatccAGGTGATCATTCACAGAACATAGATCCaagattttagtttcatttagTACAAGTTGTATTTTCTTTGATCAAAACAACTAGGGaggtcttttttcttttctttttttttcttttttttttttttctataccTCTGGTGAGTTTTTGGTTCTTGATTTCCAGTGGGGTTTTTACTTGGAATCCtttgtttttgacttttttcaCAACTTTTCTTTAACTACACATACTGGTACATTTACTTCTTGCCGTTCTTGGTCCTTTCTACTGCTTCAGCTGCAAATTCCATTTGAGAAACATGTGGTATTGGGTTTTAAAGGAAAGTTCCTTGCTAAACTTGTTTTTTCAAGCACCATAATCATTAAAAATACCCTAGATTTAGCAAGAATAAGTGGATGGAAGAATTAAAGAGGCAAAAGTTTTCCTTTCAGAATCCACTTTGGGTCAAAGTTATAAAAGTGTTCCTGAAAAACTTCCACAGATGGATGAGCCCACTTATTCCAGTTCACCTCTTTACAAGCATTTTGCTGGGACTTTGTTCTGAACTCAGATGAATAAACACAAGAAATAATCAAGCATTGTTTGACATGAAGGCATTCCAAACAAATTTAAGCAACCTTTGTGCAAGAAAAGCAAGCAAGTTTAAATTTATGTCCCAAAGTTTTCAAGAGCCACCACTTCAGTTCTTTAAAATTGGATTATCATCTCCTGTCTATTTCCTAACAGTTTGATCTGAAACTACGTTTTCAAAGTAGATTAAGTTCCTCAGAAAAAACCTGCCAAATTGCAAGCCACTCATGAAAGCTGATGAGGTCATAAGGAGACTGAGGAATAtgccttttgtttttgttcatgTAAAATGGCAAGTAAGGTTGTATGGACACAATTAGGTCATCATATCCCTCATAGTTGGTTGCAAATATTTACAATCATTATTTATAGCCAAACTTGGCAACTAATTTACTAATCTATCTAGAATCTGCTGGAATTGGAGTTGTATTCATCTTCTAGCTCAAGtggcattttggtaattaaACAGAACTTCTGACCACATTAACTACTCATGTACAGTTGTTTTAGGAACCGACCTTTTGCCTTCTTGCTAATTGAGATGATAGCATTGCTAATATCACCTACACTTTTTTGACAAATGTGATTAGATACACCATATGCTTATATCCATCTCTGTTACACTTTGAATTGACACCAATCTCTGTTACACTTTGAATTAACACCAAATACAGACCCCAAGCCCTCAAATTTGCACAAAATGCTCAGGAACCCTTTCCTATACTGACTTATTACTCACATATTTGTTATTAGAATAGATTTCCACAATTAAAATGAACAACATGGAGATCAAACATAATCACAAATCAGTGAATATGAACCTTAAATCCACATCAACataggaaaatataataaatactccgtaataaaataAACTAGAGGGGAAAATAACTATTTTTCTGAATAATTAGACAAAGAAAGCTATGTACCGTTTGTGAAGCCGTCTTCAACAAAGCTTTTGCTAAAGGCAAAACACAGAACCTTAAACAAAGCAAACAACAATGTTTAGAGAAACGAAAAATCTAGGAACATTTTCAGAAAAAAGTTCAGTCAAGAGAATAAAAATCcaattcaatttaaaatgataaagTAAATTACATTCCACGGCTACCCTCTAAGGCCTGTTCTGATGGATCTTTCCACTCATCAAACCTGAAAACCGCAAAGAATTGTGTATTCAAACAAAGATAAATGTTAACTGGTACAGACATAAAgatagatacataaacaagggGGAGAAGGAAGTGCGGCGGGTTAGAAAGCTTACACCCAACCATAGCGGCGGTCGAAAATGAGAGCTTTAGAGGGCCGTTTGGAGTTAAGATAGTTCACTTTCAAGCTTGAGTCCATTGCATTTTCTGTGCAGGGGACTGCGGAGACGTTCAATTTCAATCCTGGCTTATTTCAAGACTATTGtttgtcgtttttttttttttttttttttttttttttaaaaagaaaattcaagaTTAGTACTTTACTCATAgattttaatcatattttacTGACCAAAAGATACCCTTTTAATTCCGAATCTAGAGTAAAATAGTAAATgggttaaaaaaaattgcatgatttagtccctcaactattaagATTTCATCACTTTGaccttcaacttttaaatttatttaattttattttaactatGTAGCTTTTACTTAAAATAGT contains the following coding sequences:
- the LOC116004170 gene encoding uncharacterized protein LOC116004170, whose amino-acid sequence is MDSSLKVNYLNSKRPSKALIFDRRYGWVFDEWKDPSEQALEGSRGMFCVLPLAKALLKTASQTIDSAANTAVKVLESPNSLSPEVLQTSINDQLHKIASSAKKLEFSMMKFKKNFRWELTTSNLHGESHKTAPCNP